A stretch of the Mycobacterium sp. ITM-2016-00317 genome encodes the following:
- a CDS encoding alpha/beta fold hydrolase, with protein sequence MPTTGRPTSPGLGIDIAAVMTSSAATGVLGFVFWTVAARGYDAAEVGRASAIISSAALIAILANFSLGSLYERFLPLAGGHTQRVVRTGVALVSCTALLFGIVFVLLGPRAALFPKWPEAVVFPAFVAVLAVYALQDQILIGLSRARMIATKNIGQSTAKLVAVAALIPLGTGAAIVWSWVLPAAVITAIIAVVVIRRETARRDGAATLPPRRELVQFFASSYAINAVGVTVPLLVPLIVVAQLGTEMNAYFSMCWLVVNTLGVLVGATAAPFIAAASTPGADLRSCTVRFVLLCGGAALTGCAALLVSAPLILGILGPQYAEHGTTLIRIMALTLPSVALMTVYTALARLQRRLRLAVAAQLLLGIVVVSGVTLTTRRWGIDAIGYTYLAAELLNTLILLVPTVLLLRKVAATPRGQALDSVPPAVTRPDLSRFGDVEHDSVAARFAEVAAQKPDHIALHTDRGSLSYGELHAAAAGWAAALAARPDPRSAVALVGDLTPHTAAVILGSFASGAPLVPLDTGLPVDRMTHIFDALEQQARPLGTVVVEDGDRLTAQLGGRYPVWPADRVGDAPAMQAEAPQLGVQTVTSIQFTSGSSGEPKAVLHVNGTWLSDWILHRDRFGIVDGARVALCMPVSFAAGLNVMIGSLLSGAEVIVVDPRSCTPEAAADRLADTDIVMCTPSFLQSVADAAHGRSLDRVRRIVTTGEPVYGNVLRRARVLAPNAVLTNWAGSSETLGIAHFDIWPGDPIPAGVVPAGVAVPHKTLAVDDQGRLTVTSPYLAAGYLSPAGASTTFTENPDGSRTFVTNDRARIDDGVLVVLGRMDAALKIRGYLVEPAEVEAALLDCPGIREALVLADTTAEAPTLTAYVAPVPGIRTPAVADIRAQLHERLPAWMVPHHVVMLEALPRNERGKVDRRALPAPARGPILPPAPGLETDVARTWARVLRLDEVGRDENFYALGGDSLNVQQLITALGEQHGVRLTASDVAGAPTVAQLARTVAARRSGVPVPQGNPLAPTTVLLRPPTAGTRDTLFCFAGAGASALTFAPLADRVDRGTAVVAFQAQGLENRAVPDWTVGRAARRHLTDLLELQPEGPYRLVGHSLGAFIAVDVAARLQALGHEVELVAMLDPFLPPRTVRAARRHLPGVRSTLLEQTPADRSVLWRHRLWLPLAGIAEGTAEQKVTALREVGVRVGRLHRPRPYSGRTLLVLSTFNLDDDRVWARLLTGDLTVERIHCDHDSVVRDPHVARVVDLIGTARAPLTP encoded by the coding sequence ATGCCGACGACTGGCCGCCCCACCTCCCCCGGTCTCGGCATCGACATCGCCGCGGTGATGACGTCGAGCGCAGCCACCGGGGTGCTCGGTTTCGTGTTCTGGACGGTGGCCGCGCGCGGGTACGACGCCGCCGAGGTCGGGCGGGCGTCGGCGATCATCTCGTCGGCGGCCCTGATCGCGATCCTGGCCAACTTCAGCCTCGGCAGCCTCTATGAACGCTTCCTGCCCTTGGCCGGCGGCCACACCCAACGGGTGGTGCGCACCGGCGTCGCATTGGTCTCGTGTACCGCTCTGCTGTTCGGAATCGTGTTCGTCCTGCTCGGCCCCCGTGCCGCGCTGTTCCCGAAGTGGCCTGAGGCCGTGGTGTTCCCGGCGTTCGTCGCGGTGCTGGCGGTATACGCGCTGCAGGACCAGATCCTGATAGGGCTGAGCCGGGCCCGGATGATCGCGACCAAGAACATCGGCCAGTCCACCGCCAAGCTCGTCGCGGTCGCCGCGCTGATCCCACTGGGCACCGGAGCCGCGATCGTGTGGTCCTGGGTGCTGCCCGCCGCGGTGATCACCGCGATCATCGCGGTGGTGGTGATCCGGCGCGAGACCGCGCGCCGCGACGGGGCCGCCACCCTGCCCCCGCGGCGCGAACTGGTCCAGTTCTTCGCCAGCTCGTACGCCATCAACGCCGTCGGCGTGACGGTCCCGCTGCTGGTGCCGCTGATCGTCGTCGCCCAACTCGGCACCGAGATGAACGCGTACTTCTCCATGTGCTGGCTGGTGGTGAACACGCTCGGCGTGCTCGTCGGGGCCACCGCCGCGCCGTTCATCGCCGCCGCGTCCACACCGGGCGCCGACCTGCGCTCCTGCACAGTGCGTTTCGTTCTGCTGTGTGGCGGCGCCGCACTGACCGGCTGCGCGGCCCTGCTGGTCAGCGCGCCGCTGATCCTCGGCATCCTTGGACCGCAGTACGCCGAGCACGGCACCACCCTGATCCGGATCATGGCCCTCACCCTGCCCTCGGTGGCGCTGATGACCGTCTACACCGCACTGGCCCGGCTGCAGCGCCGGTTGCGGCTCGCGGTGGCCGCACAGCTGCTGCTCGGCATCGTGGTGGTCAGCGGGGTCACGCTGACCACGAGGCGCTGGGGCATCGACGCGATCGGCTACACCTACCTGGCCGCCGAACTGCTCAACACCCTGATCCTGCTGGTGCCCACCGTGCTGCTGCTGCGCAAGGTCGCCGCGACCCCACGCGGCCAGGCCCTCGATTCTGTGCCGCCCGCGGTCACCCGGCCGGACCTGTCCCGCTTCGGCGACGTCGAGCATGACTCGGTGGCAGCACGATTCGCCGAGGTCGCGGCACAGAAACCGGACCACATCGCGCTGCACACCGACCGCGGCTCCCTCAGTTACGGCGAGTTGCACGCCGCCGCGGCCGGCTGGGCGGCGGCGCTGGCCGCCCGCCCCGACCCGCGGTCCGCGGTCGCTCTCGTCGGTGACCTGACCCCGCACACCGCCGCCGTGATCCTGGGCAGCTTCGCCTCCGGCGCCCCGCTGGTTCCGCTGGACACCGGGCTGCCGGTGGACCGGATGACCCATATCTTCGACGCGCTCGAGCAGCAGGCCCGCCCTCTGGGCACCGTGGTGGTCGAGGACGGCGACCGGCTGACCGCACAACTCGGTGGCCGGTATCCGGTGTGGCCGGCCGACCGGGTCGGCGATGCGCCGGCGATGCAGGCCGAGGCTCCGCAGCTGGGTGTGCAGACGGTGACCAGCATCCAGTTCACCTCCGGTTCCTCCGGCGAACCCAAGGCCGTGCTGCACGTCAACGGGACGTGGCTCAGTGACTGGATCCTGCACCGGGACCGGTTCGGCATCGTCGACGGTGCGCGGGTCGCGCTGTGCATGCCGGTCAGCTTCGCCGCCGGGCTCAACGTGATGATCGGGTCCCTGCTGTCGGGGGCCGAGGTGATCGTGGTCGACCCGCGCAGCTGCACTCCTGAGGCCGCGGCCGACCGGCTGGCCGACACCGACATCGTCATGTGCACCCCGTCGTTCCTGCAGTCGGTGGCTGACGCCGCGCACGGACGCAGCCTGGACCGGGTGCGGCGCATCGTGACCACCGGTGAACCGGTGTACGGCAACGTTCTCCGCCGGGCCCGGGTGCTGGCGCCGAATGCGGTGTTGACCAACTGGGCGGGATCGTCGGAGACGCTGGGCATCGCCCACTTCGACATCTGGCCCGGCGACCCGATACCCGCGGGTGTGGTCCCGGCGGGCGTGGCGGTGCCGCACAAGACGCTGGCCGTCGACGACCAGGGACGGTTGACCGTGACCTCCCCGTACCTGGCTGCCGGCTATCTGTCACCCGCCGGCGCGTCGACCACCTTCACCGAGAACCCGGACGGCAGCCGCACTTTCGTCACCAACGACCGGGCCCGCATCGACGACGGGGTTCTGGTGGTGCTCGGGCGCATGGACGCGGCCCTCAAGATCCGCGGCTACCTGGTCGAGCCCGCCGAGGTGGAGGCCGCGCTGCTGGACTGCCCCGGCATCCGGGAGGCGCTCGTGCTGGCCGACACCACGGCCGAGGCGCCGACCCTGACGGCCTACGTCGCGCCCGTACCCGGAATCCGCACACCGGCGGTCGCCGACATCCGGGCCCAACTGCACGAACGACTTCCGGCCTGGATGGTGCCCCACCATGTGGTGATGCTGGAGGCCCTGCCCCGGAACGAGCGCGGCAAGGTCGATCGGCGGGCACTGCCTGCCCCGGCGCGCGGCCCGATCCTGCCTCCGGCGCCGGGCCTGGAGACCGACGTCGCACGCACCTGGGCGCGGGTGCTGCGCCTCGACGAGGTGGGCCGCGACGAGAACTTCTATGCGCTCGGCGGAGATTCACTGAACGTCCAGCAGCTCATCACCGCGCTCGGGGAGCAGCACGGGGTGCGGCTGACGGCCTCGGACGTGGCCGGTGCGCCCACGGTGGCCCAGTTGGCCCGGACGGTGGCCGCGCGGCGGTCCGGAGTTCCTGTCCCGCAAGGTAACCCGCTCGCGCCGACGACGGTGCTGCTGCGCCCGCCGACGGCCGGCACCCGGGACACGTTGTTCTGCTTCGCCGGTGCCGGCGCCTCGGCGCTGACCTTCGCGCCGCTGGCCGACCGGGTCGACCGCGGCACCGCTGTGGTGGCGTTCCAGGCGCAGGGGCTGGAGAACCGGGCCGTCCCGGACTGGACGGTCGGGCGCGCTGCCCGCAGGCATCTGACGGATCTGCTCGAGCTGCAACCGGAAGGGCCGTACCGGCTGGTCGGTCACTCGCTCGGGGCGTTCATCGCCGTCGACGTCGCCGCTCGCCTGCAGGCGCTGGGCCACGAGGTCGAACTGGTCGCGATGCTCGACCCGTTCCTGCCGCCGCGGACCGTGCGCGCAGCCCGGCGGCACCTGCCCGGGGTGCGGTCCACGCTGCTCGAGCAGACGCCTGCCGACCGGTCGGTGCTGTGGCGGCACCGGTTGTGGCTCCCGCTGGCCGGGATCGCCGAGGGGACCGCGGAGCAGAAGGTCACCGCACTGCGCGAGGTCGGTGTCCGGGTCGGCCGACTGCACCGGCCCCGGCCCTACTCCGGGCGAACCCTGTTGGTGCTCAGCACGTTCAACCTCGACGACGATCGGGTGTGGGCGCGGCTGCTGACCGGCGACCTGACCGTCGAGCGCATCCACTGTGACCACGATTCGGTGGTCAGGGACCCGCATGTCGCCCGGGTCGTCGATCTCATCGGTACGGCGCGGGCGCCCCTCACCCCCTGA
- the coaBC gene encoding bifunctional phosphopantothenoylcysteine decarboxylase/phosphopantothenate--cysteine ligase CoaBC gives MERKRIIVGVAGGIAAYKAASVVRQLTEAGHSVRVVPTESALRFVGAATFEALSGNPVHTGVFEDVHEVPHVRIGQTADLVVVAPATADLLARATVGRADDLLTATLLTARCPVLYAPAMHTEMWLHPATSENVATLRKRGAVVMEPASGRLTGADTGPGRLPEAEEISTLAQLLLARADALPYDLAGVKVLVTAGGTREPIDPVRFIGNRSSGKQGYAVARVMAQRGADVTLIAGNTAGLVGPAGVHVAHVGSAAQLRDAVSKHAPDANVLVMAAAVADFRPANPATSKIKKGPTEEGDPTIELIRNDDVLAGAVRARRDGQLPNMQAIVGFAAETGDANGDVLFHARAKLRRKGCDLLVVNAVGENRAFEVDHNDGWLLSADGTETALEHGSKTVIASRIVDAIAGCLHSGGG, from the coding sequence GTGGAGCGCAAGCGGATCATCGTCGGCGTCGCCGGTGGCATCGCTGCCTACAAGGCCGCTTCGGTGGTCCGCCAGCTGACCGAGGCAGGGCACAGCGTGCGGGTGGTTCCCACCGAATCCGCGCTGCGTTTCGTGGGCGCCGCGACGTTCGAGGCGCTGTCGGGCAACCCGGTGCACACCGGCGTGTTCGAGGACGTCCACGAGGTGCCGCATGTGCGGATCGGCCAGACCGCCGACCTCGTCGTCGTCGCTCCGGCGACCGCCGACCTGCTGGCCCGGGCCACCGTCGGGCGTGCCGACGACCTGCTGACCGCGACACTGCTGACCGCGCGGTGTCCGGTGCTCTACGCGCCGGCGATGCACACCGAGATGTGGCTGCACCCGGCGACCAGCGAGAACGTGGCGACGCTACGCAAGCGCGGAGCGGTCGTCATGGAGCCCGCCTCGGGTCGGCTCACCGGCGCCGACACCGGACCCGGACGACTTCCCGAGGCCGAGGAGATCAGCACGCTGGCCCAGCTGCTGCTGGCCCGCGCCGACGCGCTGCCCTACGACCTGGCCGGCGTGAAGGTCCTGGTGACCGCCGGCGGCACCCGTGAGCCGATCGACCCGGTGCGCTTCATCGGCAACCGCAGCTCCGGCAAGCAGGGCTACGCGGTGGCCCGGGTGATGGCCCAGCGCGGCGCCGACGTCACCCTCATCGCCGGTAACACCGCCGGACTGGTCGGCCCGGCAGGCGTGCACGTCGCCCATGTCGGATCGGCCGCGCAACTGCGCGACGCGGTGTCCAAGCACGCGCCGGACGCGAACGTGCTCGTGATGGCCGCCGCGGTGGCCGACTTCCGGCCGGCCAACCCGGCCACGAGCAAGATCAAGAAGGGTCCGACCGAAGAGGGCGACCCCACCATCGAGCTGATCCGCAACGACGACGTGCTGGCCGGCGCAGTCCGGGCCCGCCGCGACGGACAGCTGCCCAACATGCAGGCCATCGTAGGATTCGCCGCCGAGACCGGCGACGCGAACGGCGACGTGCTGTTCCACGCCCGGGCCAAGCTGCGGCGCAAAGGCTGCGATTTGCTGGTCGTCAACGCGGTCGGAGAGAACCGGGCCTTCGAGGTAGACCACAACGACGGGTGGCTGTTGTCGGCCGACGGCACGGAGACGGCGCTGGAGCATGGGTCGAAGACCGTCATCGCGAGTCGTATTGTGGACGCGATCGCAGGTTGCCTGCACTCAGGTGGAGGGTAG
- the metK gene encoding methionine adenosyltransferase translates to MSEARLFTSESVTEGHPDKICDAISDSVLDALLAEDPKSRVAVETLVTTGQVHVVGEVTTAAKTAFADITNTVRERILEIGYDSSEKGFDGLTCGVNIGIGAQSPDIAQGVDTAHETRVEGAADPLDSQGAGDQGLMFGYAIADTPELMPLPIALAHRLSRKLTEVRKNGTLAYLRPDGKTQVTVQYDGTTPVRLDTVVLSTQHADGIDLESQLAPEIKQHVIDAVLTELGHETLDTSNPRILVNPTGKFVLGGPMGDAGLTGRKIIVDTYGGWARHGGGAFSGKDPSKVDRSAAYAMRWVAKNVVAAGLAERVEVQVAYAIGKAAPVGLFVETFGSETVDPVKIEKAIGEVFDLRPGAIVRDLDLLRPIYAPTAAYGHFGRTDIDLPWEQLNKVDELKAAV, encoded by the coding sequence GTGAGTGAAGCTCGGCTGTTTACCAGTGAGTCGGTGACCGAAGGACACCCCGACAAGATCTGTGACGCCATCAGCGACTCGGTGCTCGACGCGTTGCTCGCCGAAGATCCCAAGTCCCGCGTCGCGGTGGAGACACTGGTGACGACCGGGCAGGTACACGTCGTCGGTGAGGTCACCACCGCCGCCAAGACGGCGTTCGCCGACATCACCAACACCGTCCGGGAGCGCATCCTGGAGATCGGCTACGACAGCTCGGAGAAGGGCTTCGACGGCCTGACCTGTGGCGTGAACATCGGCATCGGCGCGCAGTCGCCGGACATCGCCCAGGGCGTGGACACCGCACACGAGACCCGCGTCGAGGGTGCCGCCGATCCGCTGGACTCCCAGGGCGCCGGCGACCAGGGCCTGATGTTCGGCTACGCGATCGCCGACACCCCCGAGTTGATGCCGCTGCCGATCGCGCTGGCCCACCGGCTCTCGCGCAAGCTGACCGAGGTCCGCAAGAACGGCACGCTGGCCTACCTGCGTCCCGACGGCAAGACCCAGGTCACCGTGCAGTACGACGGCACCACCCCGGTGCGCCTCGACACCGTGGTGCTGTCCACCCAGCATGCCGACGGCATCGATCTGGAGAGCCAGCTGGCCCCCGAGATCAAGCAGCACGTCATCGACGCGGTGCTCACCGAACTCGGCCACGAGACGCTGGACACCTCGAACCCGAGGATCCTGGTCAACCCGACCGGCAAGTTCGTCCTCGGCGGACCCATGGGTGACGCAGGCCTGACCGGCCGCAAGATCATCGTCGACACCTACGGAGGCTGGGCTCGCCACGGCGGCGGTGCGTTCTCCGGCAAGGATCCGTCCAAGGTGGACCGTTCGGCGGCGTACGCGATGCGCTGGGTGGCCAAGAACGTCGTCGCCGCCGGCCTGGCCGAGCGCGTCGAGGTTCAGGTCGCCTACGCGATCGGCAAGGCTGCGCCCGTCGGTCTCTTCGTCGAAACCTTCGGCTCCGAGACCGTCGACCCGGTCAAGATCGAGAAGGCCATCGGCGAGGTCTTCGACCTGCGTCCCGGTGCGATCGTCCGCGACCTGGACCTGCTGCGCCCCATCTACGCGCCGACCGCGGCGTACGGGCACTTCGGCCGTACCGACATCGACCTGCCGTGGGAGCAGCTGAACAAGGTCGACGAGCTCAAGGCCGCCGTCTAG
- a CDS encoding glycosyltransferase family 2 protein, whose protein sequence is MTEIVPESDVRVPADIGNLLANIDKPARPDGGRPTVTVVLPVRNEVRNLSYVAQRMPPVDEIVVVDGGSVDGTADEARRLWPNATVIEQSRAGKGNALACGFLAATGDIIVMIDGDGSTDPAEIPRFVDALVGGADLAKGSRFSRGGGSDDITHFRRLGNKGLNWLVNRLFRTQFSDLCYGYNAFWRRNLNCLDLPATDLPEPQWGDGFEIETVINVRAARSGWLIHEVGSFEGRRIYGRSNLNAVTDGLRVLRTINRERREHRDTRAAAGAGWSR, encoded by the coding sequence GTGACGGAGATCGTTCCGGAGTCCGACGTGCGCGTTCCAGCGGACATCGGCAATCTGCTGGCAAATATCGACAAGCCCGCGCGGCCCGACGGGGGCCGACCGACCGTCACCGTGGTCCTGCCCGTCCGCAATGAGGTGCGCAACCTGTCCTACGTCGCGCAGCGGATGCCGCCGGTCGACGAGATCGTGGTCGTCGACGGCGGGTCCGTCGACGGCACGGCCGACGAGGCACGCCGGTTGTGGCCGAACGCCACGGTGATCGAGCAGAGCCGCGCAGGCAAGGGCAACGCGCTCGCGTGCGGCTTCCTGGCCGCCACCGGGGACATCATCGTGATGATCGACGGCGACGGTTCGACCGACCCCGCCGAGATCCCGCGCTTCGTCGACGCACTCGTCGGCGGGGCCGACCTGGCCAAGGGCAGCCGATTCTCCCGCGGCGGGGGCAGCGACGACATCACCCACTTCCGGCGGCTGGGCAACAAGGGCCTCAACTGGCTGGTGAACCGTTTGTTCAGGACGCAGTTCAGCGATCTGTGCTACGGCTACAACGCTTTCTGGCGGCGCAACCTGAACTGCCTCGACCTGCCTGCGACCGACCTGCCGGAACCGCAGTGGGGCGACGGATTCGAGATCGAGACCGTCATCAACGTCCGAGCCGCGCGCAGCGGCTGGCTGATCCACGAGGTGGGCAGCTTCGAGGGCAGGCGAATCTACGGGCGCTCCAACCTGAATGCGGTGACCGACGGGCTGCGGGTGCTGCGCACCATCAACCGCGAGCGCCGGGAACACCGGGACACACGTGCCGCCGCGGGCGCTGGTTGGTCGCGGTGA
- a CDS encoding TIM barrel protein encodes MSFLPGRRKPVADQARPICLAPLTVLELGPPELVACAAEAGYDGVGLRLIRATEQEPIRPTVGITPMIRETRSRLADTGLFVLDIEVLRLRPETRVRDDFTAFLETGAYLGATQVLVTGNDPDHGRTADNLAELGLLAAEFGLTPNLEPMPWTEVRDLGEAVRIVGRCADSGAGLLVDAIHYDRELATPEDLSRVPDEWIRYAQICDAALPRPESVDELRHQGRSARLFPGEGCIGVVPMLRALPLVPVSVEAPVQWNAPAGVRARAALRSARSVVALADAGQPALSA; translated from the coding sequence GTGAGCTTTCTGCCAGGCCGTCGGAAGCCGGTTGCCGACCAGGCCCGCCCCATCTGTCTGGCCCCGCTGACCGTGCTCGAGCTGGGCCCGCCCGAGTTGGTGGCCTGTGCGGCCGAGGCCGGCTACGACGGAGTCGGGCTGCGGCTGATCAGGGCCACCGAGCAGGAGCCGATCCGGCCGACCGTCGGCATCACCCCGATGATCCGCGAGACGCGGAGCCGGCTCGCCGACACCGGACTGTTCGTCCTGGACATCGAAGTGCTCCGACTGCGCCCCGAGACGCGGGTGCGTGACGACTTCACCGCGTTCCTGGAGACCGGCGCCTACCTGGGCGCGACTCAGGTCCTGGTCACCGGCAACGACCCCGACCACGGCAGGACCGCGGACAATCTCGCCGAACTCGGGCTGCTGGCAGCGGAATTCGGGTTGACGCCGAACCTGGAGCCGATGCCGTGGACGGAGGTGCGCGACCTCGGCGAGGCCGTGCGGATCGTCGGTCGCTGCGCGGACAGCGGGGCAGGCCTGCTCGTCGACGCGATCCACTACGACCGCGAACTGGCCACCCCCGAGGATCTGAGCAGGGTGCCCGACGAGTGGATCCGCTACGCGCAGATCTGCGATGCCGCGTTGCCACGCCCGGAGTCGGTGGACGAACTGCGCCACCAGGGTCGCTCTGCCCGGCTGTTTCCGGGGGAGGGCTGCATCGGGGTGGTCCCGATGCTGCGTGCGCTGCCGCTGGTGCCGGTCAGCGTCGAGGCTCCGGTGCAGTGGAACGCACCCGCGGGTGTGCGTGCCCGCGCCGCGTTGCGCTCGGCGCGCTCGGTGGTCGCCCTCGCCGATGCGGGGCAGCCTGCGCTGTCGGCTTGA
- a CDS encoding glycosyltransferase family 2 protein, whose protein sequence is MTAHPLPLEDTGPAAISVSVVICCYTSGRRQMLGEAVGVVLRQLRPDDELILVVDGNEVLQRDLHDAYGASVTVLPNRFRRGLAGARNTGLQAATGEVVVFLDDDAVLHPDALGDARAAFADSTVTALGGAVHPSWHAGRRPAWFPPEFGWVVGCDYRGLPPDGSAIRNPIGAAMAVRRSDLAGIGGFCDELGRVGSLPAGCEETMMGIELVRRDPGARIIRRTGFAVSHAVPADRTTLSYFASRCFHEGRSKATLARLCGSGPALRSERAYATRTLPSGVWHARRSPARVLALAFGLLSTTAGYLTGLAVAVLRQGSQ, encoded by the coding sequence GTGACCGCGCACCCCCTACCGCTCGAGGACACCGGCCCGGCCGCGATCTCGGTGAGTGTGGTGATCTGCTGCTACACCAGTGGCCGCAGGCAGATGCTCGGCGAGGCCGTCGGCGTGGTGCTGCGTCAACTGCGCCCCGACGACGAGCTGATCCTCGTCGTCGACGGCAACGAGGTCCTGCAGCGGGACCTACACGACGCCTACGGTGCGTCGGTGACGGTGTTGCCCAATCGATTCCGGCGAGGCCTCGCCGGCGCCAGGAACACCGGCCTGCAGGCTGCCACCGGTGAGGTCGTCGTGTTCCTCGACGACGACGCGGTACTGCACCCCGACGCGCTCGGCGACGCGCGCGCGGCGTTCGCCGACTCCACCGTGACCGCGCTCGGCGGGGCGGTCCATCCGTCCTGGCACGCCGGGCGGCGACCCGCGTGGTTTCCCCCGGAGTTCGGTTGGGTCGTCGGATGCGACTACCGCGGGTTGCCGCCCGACGGGTCCGCGATCCGCAACCCGATCGGCGCTGCGATGGCCGTACGCAGAAGCGACCTCGCCGGTATCGGCGGGTTCTGTGACGAGCTCGGCCGGGTCGGCAGCCTGCCCGCGGGCTGCGAGGAGACGATGATGGGCATCGAACTCGTCCGCCGCGATCCGGGTGCGCGGATCATCCGCCGCACCGGGTTCGCCGTGTCGCACGCGGTGCCGGCGGACCGCACGACGTTGTCGTACTTCGCGAGCCGCTGTTTCCACGAAGGCCGCAGCAAGGCGACGCTCGCCCGGCTCTGCGGAAGCGGTCCGGCGCTGCGCAGCGAGCGGGCGTACGCCACCAGGACGTTGCCGTCCGGGGTGTGGCACGCCCGCAGGTCTCCGGCCCGGGTGCTCGCGCTGGCGTTCGGGCTGCTGAGCACCACTGCCGGCTACCTGACCGGCCTGGCGGTCGCGGTGCTGCGGCAGGGGTCGCAATGA
- a CDS encoding glycoside hydrolase family 16 protein, with product MTQRNFRWAVRIAALAWVIAVTGCSAPAPVGNAESGGPRVVFADDFDGPAGARPAPQWRFQTGAGGWGNNEMQTYTDRPENVSLDGAGHLAISARGVSLDGITSARITTQGSVEFTTGRAEARIKLPAGAGLHPAFWLLGSDIDRVGWPAAGEIDVIETLNHAAEFHTGVHLPRTGSPRGEQISASGPVPFPLADEFRTYWVERSPGRIVTGVDDITLFSVTPSDLDEGSRWVFDAPFFLLLNVAVGGDWPGPPDESTPNPSTMLVDWVRVTAP from the coding sequence GTGACACAGCGCAACTTCCGGTGGGCGGTGCGGATCGCCGCGCTGGCGTGGGTGATAGCGGTCACCGGGTGCTCGGCGCCCGCGCCGGTCGGCAACGCGGAGTCGGGTGGACCCCGGGTCGTCTTCGCCGACGACTTCGACGGCCCCGCGGGGGCGCGACCGGCGCCGCAGTGGCGCTTCCAGACCGGTGCCGGCGGCTGGGGCAACAACGAGATGCAGACCTACACCGACCGCCCCGAGAACGTCAGCCTCGACGGCGCCGGACACCTGGCGATCAGCGCCCGCGGCGTGTCCTTGGACGGGATCACCTCCGCGCGGATCACCACCCAGGGCAGCGTCGAGTTCACCACCGGCCGTGCGGAGGCCCGGATCAAGCTGCCTGCCGGCGCCGGTCTGCATCCGGCGTTCTGGCTGCTCGGCAGCGACATCGACAGGGTCGGGTGGCCGGCCGCGGGGGAGATCGACGTGATCGAGACGCTCAACCACGCCGCCGAGTTCCATACCGGCGTGCACCTTCCGCGCACGGGATCGCCACGCGGTGAACAGATCTCGGCCTCCGGTCCGGTCCCGTTCCCGCTGGCCGACGAGTTCCGCACCTACTGGGTGGAACGCAGTCCCGGCCGCATCGTCACCGGTGTCGATGACATCACACTGTTCAGCGTCACCCCTTCCGACCTCGACGAGGGGAGTCGGTGGGTGTTCGACGCACCGTTCTTCCTGCTGCTCAACGTCGCCGTCGGCGGTGACTGGCCCGGACCGCCGGACGAGTCCACCCCGAACCCGTCGACCATGCTCGTGGACTGGGTCCGGGTGACCGCGCCGTGA